The genomic window TCCGCATCAAGTGGGGCCGCACCGAGCTGAGCGCCCCGTGGAGCGTCGTCCAGCCGGCACCCGCGAGGTAATCGAAGAATAGGGGATGGAGATGTCGCGCGCGTTCGTGAAGGAAGATGCGGGAGACGTGGTGGTGCCCGGGCGCTATCCGCTCCCGGAGCGCGACGATCCGCGGTATGATGCGGCCGCCGCGCGCGTGCTGCTGGAGGCCGCCCGCGACGCCGACACCGGCTCGGGCGAGGCGGCCACCGGCTACCGCTGGGGCGAGGAGCGGCTGCACAAGCACGTCCGCCGCATCCTGGCCGAGGCCGAAGCGCTCCCCGAAGAGGAGCAGGACCGCCGCTTCATTCGCGTCGCCCGCCGCTTTCTCGGCCAGTACTGATCGAGCTTCTTCGCCTGGCACATGAAAGTCGCTCACGGCCGCGATGATCGTGCGTCCGCGCGTACGAGCGAAGCGAGCCAGTCCCTCCCCCAGTCTGTTTTGGGGGAGGGACAGACGCGAAGCGTCAGGGAGAGGGCGCACGCGCCGGATCCCCCGTAAACATTAGCGATTGGTGACGGAACGCCTCGCCGGAACGGGCCGCGGGCGCGGGGGCTTCCCGGGGGCGTTATCTTTCGTCGCATCGGATGGATATTCCATAAGATGCGCCCCAACCCGGATACGGAGAGCCCGTGACGCACGAAGAGCTGGTCATGGAGATGTCCGCCGCGCGCAAGCGCCGCGAAGAGGCCACCGCCCGCGCCATCCGCGACGCGCGCGTGCTGGCGGTGCGCGCCGCCGTGCCGCCGGGCGCCCCGCAGCAGGAGATCGAGGATCGCGCGCGCAGCTTCTATCCGCGCCTGAGCCCCGAGCTGATCACCGAGCTGGCGGGGATCGTCGTGGAGCAGCAGGGCACCCGCATCCCCGGCCACGACCCCGACGCCGACCTCCACCTGGACGACGAAGAGATCGATCCCGGGCTGTGAGGAACGGCGGTTGCACGGGTGGACAGGACGGAGACGCCTGATTCACCCGATTCGGAACGGAATCAACGCCAATGATCGATAGATTCTTCCCCCGCGCCGCGCTCGTGCTGGCGCCGCTGGCGCTGGCCGCGTGCGGCGGCGGGCGCGAGGCGCAGTCCGACGGCTCGACCGACGGCGTGCAGGTCAACACCAGCCGCACCCGTCCCGCCGCGGTGGCCTCCGGGGGTGACACCGCCGTCACCGCCGCGCCGCAGACCTCGGCCCCCGCGCCCGCCGCGGAGCCGAGGGACGCGACGCCGTCCATCCCCCCCGCCGCGACGCCGGCGGGCGGCGCGAACGCCGCGCCCGCGGGACGCCAGGACGCGAACGCCATCCTCGCGCGCGTCGAGCAGACCGCGTCGGGGATCCGCACGCTGGAAGCGGACTTCGTGCAGAACCTGCGCGTGCCGCTGCTGGGGACCGACCGCCGCAGCACGGGCAAGCTGTACCAGCGCAAGCCCGACCGCTTCCTGATGCGCTTCACCGACCCGGCGGGCGACGTGATGGTGGCCGACGGGCGGTACTTCTGGATCTACTATCCCAGCAGCGACCGCACGCAGGTCATCCGCACCAGCATCGCCGAGGGCGGCGAGCAGGCCGACTTTCAGCGGCAGTTCCTGAGCAACGCCACCGACCGCTTCGTGGCCACGCTGAACGGCGAGGAGGTGGTGGACGGCCGCCCCGCCTGGGCGCTGACGCTGGTACCCAAGCGCGAGTCGCCGTACAAGGTGATCC from Longimicrobium sp. includes these protein-coding regions:
- a CDS encoding outer membrane lipoprotein carrier protein LolA; this encodes MIDRFFPRAALVLAPLALAACGGGREAQSDGSTDGVQVNTSRTRPAAVASGGDTAVTAAPQTSAPAPAAEPRDATPSIPPAATPAGGANAAPAGRQDANAILARVEQTASGIRTLEADFVQNLRVPLLGTDRRSTGKLYQRKPDRFLMRFTDPAGDVMVADGRYFWIYYPSSDRTQVIRTSIAEGGEQADFQRQFLSNATDRFVATLNGEEVVDGRPAWALTLVPKRESPYKVIRIWVDKSDNLVRRFEMTEENDSVRRLELRNLKVNQPVSDALFTFTPPAGTHVFEQ